From Pseudomonas fluorescens:
CGTCGTCGTCCTGACCCGGCCTTCCAACCGGCGCTTCAACCCGCGAGCCTCGATCATCAGCTTCGAGCCCTTGGCCGCGTTGGCCCGACCCCATTCCTCCAGCAGCTCCAGGCAGGAATGGTCGATATAGCTGAGGTTACTCAGCGGCACATGCAGCAGGGTCCCGGCAGGCACGGTCGACAGTACCTGGGTCAACGCCGGCACTTTCAGGAAGGTCGCCGCCCCCACCAGGCGCAGTTCCATTTCACCGTCCCGGGGCAGGTCGACCAAGCTGATTTTCAGGCGCGAAGCCTTGAATGCCAGCTTGACCAACGTCAGCCCGAAGCCCACCAGCACACCGGTCAGCAGGTCGGTGAAGATGATCGCCAACGCCGTGGCCGCATAGGTAAACATCGGCATACGCCCATAACGCCCCAGAGCCCGAAATGCCTTGATATCCACCAGCTTGATCCCGGTGTACACCAGTACGCCCGCGAGGCTCGCCACAGGAATGCTCTGCAGCACGCTCGACAGCAGCAACACGAACCCCAGCAGCCATACGCCATGGAGCATCGCCGACAGGCGTGTGGTGGCACCCGCCTGCACGTTCGCCGAACTGCGCACGATCACGCCAGTCATCGGCAGGGCGCCGACCAGGCCACAGAGCATGTTGCCCACGCCCTGGGCAGACAGCTCCTTATCGAAGTCAGAACGCTGGCCGCTGTGCATGCGGTCGACGGCTGCCGCAGAGAGCAGGGTCTCGGCACTGGCAATAAACGCAACGGCGAACGCAGCAATCAACAACTGCGGATCGGCCAGGTTCAGCAGGTCGCCGGGCCGCAGCCAGTCGATGGCGTCGGCGAGGTTTTCCGGCACTTCCACACGCTTGACTTGCAACGCCAGCACCAGGCTGGCGACCGTGGCCAGCCCCACGCCCAGCAAGGCCCCCGGCACAAACCGCAGCGTGTGCGGGCGGAATTTGTCCCACAGGTACATCACCAGCATGGTGGATAAACCGAGCAGGCCGGCCTGCCAGCCGAGCCCGCCACCCAGGGTTGGAATCGCCTCGCCCAAGGCTGCCGGGAAACCCACCAGGTTATCCAGCCCCGAGGGCTTGGGCGCGCCATCGAGCATCACATGAATCTGCGATAGCACAATCAGCACACCGATCCCCGCCAGCATGCCGTAGACCACCGCCGGCGCCGTGACACGGAACCAGCAGCCCAGGCGCAAGCGCCCGGCCACCAGTTGCAGGAAGCCCGCCAGCAACAGGATCGGCCCAAGCATCGCCATGCCGTGCTGGCGCACCAGTTCGAATACCAGCACCGCCAAGCCCGCTGCCGGGCCGCTGACCTGCAGCGGTGACCCCGCCATCCAGCCCACCACCAGGCCACCGATAATCCCGGTGATCAGGCCCTTGGCCGGTGGCATGCCGGAAGCGATCGCGATCCCCATGCACAAGGGCAGGGCAACCAGAAACACAACCACGGAGGCGAGGAGCTCCCGTGGCAATACAGCTTTCAATTGAGCAGCACGCATGATGACTCTCCCGAGGCATTCGCCGGGCGCGGCAAAGCCTGGCTGCATCCATGGCAGCCACCGCTTTACCCGGCAGGGAAGTGTGTTAGAAGCGCGCTTTAGGCGTCGCGGATGGAATCGGCTCGGTGCCGTTCAAGGGTCGGAATGCCGACTGTTCCGCATCGTAGGCCCGGATTTCGCTGGTCTCGATGTCGTAGATCCAGCCATGGATAAACAAATGACCATTGGCCATGCGCGAAGCCACGGAAGGATGAGTACGCAAATGTTGCAACTGGGCGATGACGTTTTCTTCGGTCAGCACTTTCATGCTCTCGCCTTCATTGGCGCAGTCGCAGTTGTCGTGGACCATGGCCTTGGCGACCTCGGCATGACGCAGCCAGGCCTTGACCGTCGGCATCTTCTCCAGGCTCTGGGGGTTGAGCACCGCGCGCATCGCGCCACAGTCGGAGTGCCCGCATACGATGATGTGCTGCACGCCCAGGGCAAGCACCGCGTACTCGATGGCGGTGGAAACGCCGCCGTTCATCTGCCCGTAGGGTGGCACCACGTTGCCGACGTTACGGGTCACGAACAGGTCGCCGGGGGAGCTTTGGGTGATCAGCTCGGGCACGATGCGCGAGTCGGCGCAGGTAATGAACATCGCCCGTGGGCTCTGGGCCGTGGCGAGTTTCTTGAAGAGTTCTTCCTGCTGGGGGAAGACGTCGTGATGGAAATGCAAAAAGCCGTCAACGATATGCTTTAGCGCTGCATCGGCGGATTCCGCCACCTGAGGGGCTGAAGCCGACGCAGCCAACGGCTGTTTATCCTTGTCACTCATGATTCATCCTCTTGATTAATGCAGGGGAGTTGTCAGGTCAGTTCGACGCGCGTTCAGTGGATTAGTTGAAAAATCCCACAATGATAGGCGCCGACTCATCAGTCACTCGCTGAACAAGGTAACCGCCAAAACTTAACTCAAACTGAATGAACCGCTCTAGATCGCGGGTTTCAGTGATGTCAAAACGCGACTATTCCTACAGGAAGAGTGCATTCTTCTTTATCATTCTACAACAACACCATTTGTCTGCCCGGTGGGCAGAACGCCGTGCAATCGAGATTAAAGCCTTCCCGACGATTGAGGCCCAGGCGCTTGATCGCCTTGGCAAAACGTTGCGCCAGCAGATCGGCGAACGGCCCCTCGCCCCGCATGCGCACGCCGAACCGGCTGTCATACACCTCGCCGCCGCGCACTTGGCGCACCAGGCTCATCACATGGGCCGCGCGCTGCGGGTAATGCGCCGCCAACCATTCCTCGAACAAAGGCGCCACCTCCAACGGCAAGCGCAACATCATGTAGGCCGCACTTTGCGCACCTGCGGCGTGGGCCTCGGCCAACAGGCTTTCGAGCTCGCTGTCATTGATCATCGGGATCATCGGCGAGCACAACACCCCCACCGGGATACCGGCCTCGCGCATCACCCGGATCGCCCGCAACCGCGCCTTGGGCGCTGCCGTGCGCGGCTCCAGGATGCGCTTGAGCTCGTCATCCAGGCTGGTGAGGCTGATCATCACCGCCACCAACCGCTGCCGGGCCAGTTCGGTCAGCAGGTCAAGATCGCGCAGGATCAGCGAGCCCTTGGTGATGATGGTCACCGGATGCCGATAACGCAGCAGCACTTCAAGGGTTTGCCGGGTGATCTTGTATTCGCGCTCAATGGGTTGGTATGGATCGGTATTGGAGCCCAGGTTGATCGGCGCGCATACGTAACCCGGTTTGGACAGTTGCTGCTCCAGCACCTCGGCCGCGTTGCTCTTGGCAATCAGCTTGGTCTCGAAATCCAGCCCTGGCGACAGGTCCCAATAGGCATGGCTGGGTCGCGCATAGCAGTAGATGCAGCCATGCTCGCAGCCACGATACGGGTTGATCGAGCGATCGAACGGCAGGTCTGGCGAGTTGTTGCGGGTGATGATGGTCTTGGCCGTCTCGATGCGCACTTCGGTGCCCTGGGTCGGCGGCACTTCCTGGTACCAACCGTCGTCCTCGGCCACGCTGGCGGTGGGCGCAAAGCGGTTGTGCAGGTTGGTGGCCGTGCCCCGGCCACGGGGCGGTAGGGGGGAATTCATGGGCATACCTCAATACTGTATCTACATACAGTATTTCAACCCGACGTTTCGCGCCAGCACCGTTGGGCAGGAAGTCGCCAGGCAATTTACTTACATGTGTAAGTGCAAGGTATTACATGTGAGCTTTCAAGTAACAAATCGCCACACTTAGTTCATGGATTAAGCTTTCAGCATGCACTTATGATCCTGTCCCAACTTAATAAACACCAAAAGGATCCAAGTATGTCTCAGGACGAAATACGTTTGACTTGTGAAGACTTTGAGAAAGATAACAGCCCGGAAATCTTACTCGAGCGTTTTACCAATGGGGATCTTTCGTACGCTATGTATGCCTCTTCATCCAAGAAAGATGGGCATTACGACACGACCTCCAGCCCAACGGACCTGGACAATGACGGCGACTTCGATAACGAAGACAAGGCAATTTTCCTGACTATGGCCAATGCCTTCGCGAAGACCTGCCAGCGAAAGTCAAATTAAACGAAGCGTTCCAAGAAATAGAAAACGCCCAACTTATATAAATCACCCTATATAAGTTGGGCGCGCGACACCCGAACTTATTTAGTTCTTATCGCCCTGTTTTTTACGCAACTCCGCAACTTGCGCAGCACTTGTTGCAACACCTTTATTACCCCAGCTACCCCGCACGAAACTGACCACATCCGCCACTTCCTGGTCCGACAGCCTCCAGGCGAACGCCGGCATGGTGAAGGTGGACGGCGCTGTGTGCGTTGCCGGCAAGGTCCCACCGTTCAACACAATGTTGATCAGCGACGTGGCATCCGCCGTCTGCAACACCGGGTTACCCGCCAGCGCCGGGAACACCCGCGTATAACCATGGCCGTCGGTACGGTGACAGGCCGCGCAGTTGTCGATGTACACAGACGCGCCCGGCTTGCTGTCATCACCTTTCCATAGCGCTTCAGCCACCTGCTTGTCGTACTGGTGCGGTGCGTCGTTGGGATCTACCGCGGGCAGGCTCTTGAGATAGCGGGCGATAGCAGTCAGGTCGTCTTGCGACATGTACTGCATGCTGTGGACAACCACATCGCTCATGCCACCAAACACGGCGCTGCGATCACTGCGGCCAGTCTTGAGGAATTGCACCAGTTGCGCCTCGCTCCAGCTGCCGAGGCCGTCCTTGTGGTCGCCGCGCAGGCTCTTGGCGATCCAGCCTTCCAGCGGCGCACTGCCGGACAGGAACGCGTTGCCGTCAGTGGCACTCAGGGCTTTTTCCTGCATGGTCAGGGCACGCGGCGTATGGCACGCGCCGCAGTGGCCAAGCCCTTCCACCAGATAGGCACCCCGGCTGATCACCGGGTCAGCACCCGCCGCCTGGTCGTGCCCCACCTCAGGCGCGAACATCCAACGCCACGCCGCCAGCGGCCAGCGCATGCTCAGCGGCCAAGGAATGTCGCTGTCTTTGTTCTCCTGCGCGACGGGCTCCACGCCTTTCATGAAGTACGCATACAACGCCCGCATATCGCTCTCGCTGACACGGGCGTAAGACGGGTAGGGCATCGCCGGGTAAAGCGTACTACCACTCTTGGCGACGCCATGGCGCACGGCCTTGTCGAAGTCCTCGAAGCTGTAGCCACCCAGGCCGGTCTGGTCCGGGGTGATGTTGGTGGAATAGATCACACCAATGGGGGTCTCCATCGGCAGGCCACCCGCGAACGGTTTACCACCCTTGGCCGTGTGGCAGGCCACGCAGTCTCCGGCGCGGGCCAGGTATTCGCCCTGCTGGATCAGGTCGGTTTCGGCTGCGCTTACCGAACAGCTGCTGAGCAACGCCAGGGAGGCGATAACAAGTGCTTTCATGGTCATCGCTCCTTATGCCTGAACCATCGGGCCGGGGTTTTTCAGGTACTGCTCGCGGATCGCCCGGGCCGACCAATAGGTCAGCGCTGCCACCAGGCCTGTGGGGTTGTAACCCAGACCTTGTGGGAACGCGGACGCACCCGGGACAAATACGTTGTGGACATCCCAGCACTGCAGGTAGCGGTTCAAAGCGCTGGTTTTCGGGTCGGTGCCCATGATCGCGCCACCGTTAAGGTGGGTGGTCTGGTACGACGCGGTATTGAAATGCTCCCCGACCTTCTTGCCCAACACGGCAATGGCCTTGGGGTTCATCGCTTCGGCAATCTTGCCCATTTTCTCGACCATGAAGCGGTTCATCTTGATGTCGTTTTCCTGCCAGTCGAACGTCATGCGCAGCAGCGGCAGGCCGTAGGCATCGCGGTACACCGGGTCCAGATCCAGGTAGTTACCCCGATAGGATTGATGGGCGCCGTGGGCGTCCATCGACACCTGGTGGGTGTAGTAATCAGCCGTAGCGCGTTTCCAGGCGCTGCCCCAGGCCGGAGTGCCCGGAGGGTTGGAGGTGCCGGCAATCGGTCGGCTGCCGGCCTGGTTGACCCACATCGGCGAGCCCCCGACAAAGCCATGAGGCCCGTGGTCGAAGTTGTCCGCATTGAAGTCGTCGATGGCCACGCCATTGCCACCAGCCCCGATGAAGTTGTTGGTGTGGGTGTCCTTGTCGAAGAACGCCTTGATGGTAGCCATGTTCTGATAGGCGAAGTTGCGACCCACCACGCCTTCGTTGGTCACCGGGTCGTAGGGCTTGCCGATACCGGACAACAGCATCAGGCGCACGTTGTGGAACTGGAACGCGCCGAGGATCACCAGGTCCGCCGGTTGCTCGCATTCCCGGCCCTGGGCGTCGATATAGGTCACGCCGGTGGCCTTGCTCTTGGTGCTGTCGAGGTTGACCTTGAGCACATGGGAGTTGGGCCGCAGTTCGAAGTTAGGCACCTGGCGCAGTGCCGGCAGGATGTTCACGTTCGGTGACGCCTTGGAATACATGTAGCACACGTAGCCACTGCAAAAACCGCAGAAGTTGCACGGGCCCATCTGTGCGCCATAGGGGTTGGTGTAGGGCCCCGAAGTGTTGGCTGACGGCAGGTTGTAGGGTTTATAACCTACGCTGGTGGCGGCCTTCTGGAACAGTTGGGCCGACACGGTATTTTTTTGCGCTTCCAGCGGGAACGGGTTGGAGCGGTCGGGCGCGTAGGGGTTGCCGCCACGGCCTTCGCCGACCAACTGGCCTTTGACGGTCCAGGCCTGGCCAGAGGTGCCGAAGACTTTTTCCGCATAGTCGAAGAACGGTTCCAGCTCTTCGTAGCTGACGCCGAAGTCCTGGATGGTCATGTCCTTGGGAATGAAGTTCTTCCCATAGCGCTCTTCGTAATGGCTGCGCATGCGCAACTCGATAGGGTCGACGCGAAAATGCACGCCTGACCAATGCAGGCCGGCACCGCCCACGCCATTGCCCGGCAGGAATGCCCCCAATTGGCGGTTGGGCAGGGCGATGTCGTTCACGCTATGGCGAATCGTCACCGTCTCCTTGGAAATGTCCTGGAAGAGTTTTTTTCGCACGCTGTAGGTCAGTTCATCGATGACCTGGGGATAGTTGCCATCCGGATAGGTGTCCTGCATCGGGCCGCGCTCCAGCGCGACCACATTCAGGCCAGCTTCCGTCAGCTCCTTGGCCATGATCGCGCCGGTCCAGCCGAAGCCGACGATCACCGCATCCACTTTCTTCATGATGGTCGCCACGTTTATGCCCTCTCGCCGCGAATGGAAACAGCCGGGAAGGGGTATTGCTCGTTGCGTTCCACCCAATCCATGAAGTCGGCGCGCGCGCCGGGGAAGCCGATCATGGTCCAGCCGACCATGCCCTTGTTGCCGCCGTGGATCGGGTCGCAGAAGAACCCTTCCTTGGTGTTTTGCAGCAGCAGGTTGAAAAACATCTTCGGCGGTACCGCGTCGAAATGCGCGTTCACTTCGCTGCCGCCGGCTTCCAGACGGTGGAGCATATCGTCCTGGGTAGCGCTGTCTTGCGCGGCAAAAACCTTCCCGTTGAACGCTTTCGACCAGGCATCCGTGGCGGCAATACCCAGCCGGTAGATCTCTTTGGGCACCAATTTGCTTTGCCAGCCCATCTCCGGCGCGGCGTCGGCGTTGAACGGCCCTTGCATGAACCACAGTGCGCCGCTGGCGTAAGGCGTGTTCATCTGACGGTCGATGTATTCCGGCGCGCCCGCTTCCAGGGCGCCCGGGCCTTGTGCATCGGCGGGAATCAGGCGCGCGACAGCAGCGTTGATAAACGCCCACTCTTCAGCGGTGAAATAGCTCGGCTCATAGGCCTTGCCGCTGGCCGCAGGCTGGGCCGGCGCGGCCTGGGCAGGCTCGGGCGTAGCCATCAGCATCGAACCGCCAAGGCCGGTGCTGGCAACCGTGACCACCGGGATCAAGGTCAAGGATTTGCGCAGGAAGTCACGCCGGGGGTTGTCTTGATCTTGATCAGACATGGGGCACCTCATCATGGGGTCACGGGTTTATCAGCGGCTTCTAGGGAGCAGCTTGAAGTTAGCGGCAGCAAGTTGGATCCAACCGATCCAAGGAGATAGAACGCAGCGGCAATCAATAGTTACAAATGATAGCAGGCTAAGGATCAGGAGAATCGGTTCATCAAGAAAAGAACATTGCTTCACGATTCTTTGACAGCCGCCTCACGCCCTGTTGACCCCTGTTCATCGACTCTGGGCGCCATCAACCTACTTCCCCCATTCGGTCACGTCGCACATGTTCAAGCCACAATTACTGCCAGCCCTTGGTCTTGCATTCATGGCCTTGTTCGCCACGGCTCACGCCCACGCCGATGAAAACTCGTCCATCCGTTCGCCGGAGTGGGCGCAACCCGTGGGCGACCAGTACAACCTGCACCAGATGACACCCACGCTCTACCGCAGCGCGCTGCCGGACAGCAACGCGGCGCCCCTGCTGGAAAAACTCAAGATCGGCACCGTGATCAACTTCCTGCCGGAATCCGACGCCAGCTGGCTCAAGGCCCCTGGCATCCGGCAGGTGCAGTTGGCTTATCGCACCAACCATGTCGATGACACCGACGTGCTGGCAGCGCTCCGCGCGATCCAGGAGGCCCAGGCCAATGGCCCGGTGCTCATGCACTGCAAGCACGGCTCGGACCGCACCGGCCTGATGGCGGCGATGTATCGCGTCGT
This genomic window contains:
- a CDS encoding SulP family inorganic anion transporter; the encoded protein is MRAAQLKAVLPRELLASVVVFLVALPLCMGIAIASGMPPAKGLITGIIGGLVVGWMAGSPLQVSGPAAGLAVLVFELVRQHGMAMLGPILLLAGFLQLVAGRLRLGCWFRVTAPAVVYGMLAGIGVLIVLSQIHVMLDGAPKPSGLDNLVGFPAALGEAIPTLGGGLGWQAGLLGLSTMLVMYLWDKFRPHTLRFVPGALLGVGLATVASLVLALQVKRVEVPENLADAIDWLRPGDLLNLADPQLLIAAFAVAFIASAETLLSAAAVDRMHSGQRSDFDKELSAQGVGNMLCGLVGALPMTGVIVRSSANVQAGATTRLSAMLHGVWLLGFVLLLSSVLQSIPVASLAGVLVYTGIKLVDIKAFRALGRYGRMPMFTYAATALAIIFTDLLTGVLVGFGLTLVKLAFKASRLKISLVDLPRDGEMELRLVGAATFLKVPALTQVLSTVPAGTLLHVPLSNLSYIDHSCLELLEEWGRANAAKGSKLMIEARGLKRRLEGRVRTTTGIGSAPSIG
- a CDS encoding carbonic anhydrase, producing MSDKDKQPLAASASAPQVAESADAALKHIVDGFLHFHHDVFPQQEELFKKLATAQSPRAMFITCADSRIVPELITQSSPGDLFVTRNVGNVVPPYGQMNGGVSTAIEYAVLALGVQHIIVCGHSDCGAMRAVLNPQSLEKMPTVKAWLRHAEVAKAMVHDNCDCANEGESMKVLTEENVIAQLQHLRTHPSVASRMANGHLFIHGWIYDIETSEIRAYDAEQSAFRPLNGTEPIPSATPKARF
- a CDS encoding PA0069 family radical SAM protein; translation: MNSPLPPRGRGTATNLHNRFAPTASVAEDDGWYQEVPPTQGTEVRIETAKTIITRNNSPDLPFDRSINPYRGCEHGCIYCYARPSHAYWDLSPGLDFETKLIAKSNAAEVLEQQLSKPGYVCAPINLGSNTDPYQPIEREYKITRQTLEVLLRYRHPVTIITKGSLILRDLDLLTELARQRLVAVMISLTSLDDELKRILEPRTAAPKARLRAIRVMREAGIPVGVLCSPMIPMINDSELESLLAEAHAAGAQSAAYMMLRLPLEVAPLFEEWLAAHYPQRAAHVMSLVRQVRGGEVYDSRFGVRMRGEGPFADLLAQRFAKAIKRLGLNRREGFNLDCTAFCPPGRQMVLL
- a CDS encoding cytochrome c, whose protein sequence is MKALVIASLALLSSCSVSAAETDLIQQGEYLARAGDCVACHTAKGGKPFAGGLPMETPIGVIYSTNITPDQTGLGGYSFEDFDKAVRHGVAKSGSTLYPAMPYPSYARVSESDMRALYAYFMKGVEPVAQENKDSDIPWPLSMRWPLAAWRWMFAPEVGHDQAAGADPVISRGAYLVEGLGHCGACHTPRALTMQEKALSATDGNAFLSGSAPLEGWIAKSLRGDHKDGLGSWSEAQLVQFLKTGRSDRSAVFGGMSDVVVHSMQYMSQDDLTAIARYLKSLPAVDPNDAPHQYDKQVAEALWKGDDSKPGASVYIDNCAACHRTDGHGYTRVFPALAGNPVLQTADATSLINIVLNGGTLPATHTAPSTFTMPAFAWRLSDQEVADVVSFVRGSWGNKGVATSAAQVAELRKKQGDKN
- a CDS encoding GMC family oxidoreductase encodes the protein MATIMKKVDAVIVGFGWTGAIMAKELTEAGLNVVALERGPMQDTYPDGNYPQVIDELTYSVRKKLFQDISKETVTIRHSVNDIALPNRQLGAFLPGNGVGGAGLHWSGVHFRVDPIELRMRSHYEERYGKNFIPKDMTIQDFGVSYEELEPFFDYAEKVFGTSGQAWTVKGQLVGEGRGGNPYAPDRSNPFPLEAQKNTVSAQLFQKAATSVGYKPYNLPSANTSGPYTNPYGAQMGPCNFCGFCSGYVCYMYSKASPNVNILPALRQVPNFELRPNSHVLKVNLDSTKSKATGVTYIDAQGRECEQPADLVILGAFQFHNVRLMLLSGIGKPYDPVTNEGVVGRNFAYQNMATIKAFFDKDTHTNNFIGAGGNGVAIDDFNADNFDHGPHGFVGGSPMWVNQAGSRPIAGTSNPPGTPAWGSAWKRATADYYTHQVSMDAHGAHQSYRGNYLDLDPVYRDAYGLPLLRMTFDWQENDIKMNRFMVEKMGKIAEAMNPKAIAVLGKKVGEHFNTASYQTTHLNGGAIMGTDPKTSALNRYLQCWDVHNVFVPGASAFPQGLGYNPTGLVAALTYWSARAIREQYLKNPGPMVQA
- a CDS encoding gluconate 2-dehydrogenase subunit 3 family protein, whose protein sequence is MSDQDQDNPRRDFLRKSLTLIPVVTVASTGLGGSMLMATPEPAQAAPAQPAASGKAYEPSYFTAEEWAFINAAVARLIPADAQGPGALEAGAPEYIDRQMNTPYASGALWFMQGPFNADAAPEMGWQSKLVPKEIYRLGIAATDAWSKAFNGKVFAAQDSATQDDMLHRLEAGGSEVNAHFDAVPPKMFFNLLLQNTKEGFFCDPIHGGNKGMVGWTMIGFPGARADFMDWVERNEQYPFPAVSIRGERA
- a CDS encoding tyrosine-protein phosphatase, which encodes MFKPQLLPALGLAFMALFATAHAHADENSSIRSPEWAQPVGDQYNLHQMTPTLYRSALPDSNAAPLLEKLKIGTVINFLPESDASWLKAPGIRQVQLAYRTNHVDDTDVLAALRAIQEAQANGPVLMHCKHGSDRTGLMAAMYRVVVQGWSKEEALNEMTLGGFGTSNGFKDGIRYMMKADIDKLRTALAKGDCSTSAFALCSMKDWITTSGKPEEKL